From a region of the Citricoccus muralis genome:
- a CDS encoding DUF5703 family protein: MREQEITSGLESLEQRDHWEYLVMTVAPRDSVTEARRRVVEHAEYGKWELRRTVLYRGGARRYWLRRRIIRVQSTLAVRA; encoded by the coding sequence ATGCGCGAACAGGAGATCACCAGCGGTCTGGAGTCGCTGGAGCAGCGGGACCACTGGGAGTACCTGGTGATGACCGTCGCCCCACGGGACTCGGTGACCGAGGCCCGGCGTCGGGTGGTGGAACATGCGGAGTACGGCAAGTGGGAGTTGCGGCGCACGGTCCTCTATCGCGGCGGTGCCCGGCGCTACTGGCTGCGCCGCCGGATCATCCGCGTCCAGTCGACCCTGGCCGTGCGGGCCTGA